The DNA segment CCTCGGGCGGCGCCCTGGTGCTGTGCGAGTCCAACCTGATCGTGGGGCGGGACTACACCCTCAAGCTCGAACTGCTGGCCGAACTCATCGCGCTAAAGGCGCGGGTCGTACGCCGCCTCGGCCGCAACACCTACGCATTTCGCTTCCTGGCCGACTCGGACACGGGCCACGGCCTGATGCGCAAGGTCTTCATGCTGCTGCGCGGTTCCGAGTCCTCGTCCGGCAAGCGACCTTCATGGAATTTCAGGAGAGGCTAGTCGCGGCGACCGGGGCCGGCGATCCCGAGACCGGCGCGGTCGAGACGCCGGCAAACGGGCAGCCCGAGGCCGAGCCCATGCGCAAGCCGGGCGAGATGCCGCTCACCGACCACCTCGAGGAACTGCGGTGGCGCATCATCAAGAGCGCGGGTGCCCTCGCCGCGGGCTTCGGCGTCTGCTTCGCGTTGCACCAGCAGATCATCACCCTGCTGCTGGCCCCGGCTCACCGGGCCGCCATCGTGCACGGCAACCTCGTATTCACCGCGCCGGCCGAGTACTTCGTCGCCGCCCTCAAGGTGTCTTTCTTCGCCGGGCTCTTCCTCTCGCTGCCCGTGCTCCTCTACCAGGTCATGGCGTTCGTCGCCCCCGGCCTCACGAATCGGGAGCGGCGCTGGGTGGTGCCCATGTCCGTCGCGGCGGCGGTGCTCTTCGCGGCGGGCGCCGCGTTCAGCTATCTGGCGCTGCTGCCCATCGGCTTCAAGTTCCTGGTGGGCTTCGCCCCGCAGGACGTGGTGCAGCCCATGCTGTCCATCGGCGAGGTGCTGTCGTTTTCGACGCTCTTCCTCTTCGCCACCGGCGGAGTGTTCCAGTTGCCCCTGGTGTTGCTGGCCATGTCGCTGGTGGGCATCGTTTCCTCGGGGCAACTGGCTCGCTTCCGCCGGATGGCCATCGTCCTGGCCTTCCTCGCCGGTGCCCTGCTGTCGCCGTCTCCCGACGTGTTCAGCCAGGGCCTGCTCGCCGCGGCCTTGCTCGGCCTCTACGAGATCAGCATCGTGCTGATGAAGGTGGCGCGGCGCTGATCCGAGGCCGGCACGGAGGCCGGCCCCACCCTATTCGACCACCCGCAGGCGGCGGATCGGTTCGGCCACGCCGTGCCGGGACACGATCTTGAAGATCACGGCCGGCGCCAGCAGGCGCATGCAGTCCATGACCCCCTCGGTGATGACGCTGACCTTGCCGCTGGTGCGAACCTCGAGGGGAATCGCCTCGATGATCGCGTCCACTGCCTTCTGTTCGTGCCGCATCCTCTCAACCCTCCTGCAATCGAGGATAGGTGGGCGGACGCGGCGCTGTGAACCGGGATCGGGCCATCTCCCGACAACCTTCACGGGTGACGCGGGTCGCCCCCGTCGCGATCACTTGCCGCGGTCGGTGGATCCCCTGAGCATGTCGGTCACGCGCCGGACCGTGGGCCGGAACAGGTCGGCCAGCGTGTAAGGCTGGGGCGGTGCCTCCTTGAGGCCCTCGACGTCCCTGGGATCGAGGGTGCCCGTGCCGCGTGGCCGCACCAGGTGCGGCGGCGGGAACAGGCGCGCCAGCACCGGATCGTTCTCGAAATGCACGTGCACCGACGTGAGGTGAAACACCTGCCCGCGCATCTTCTCGACCGAGATGCCGGCGAGCTTGTCGAACGCCTCCTCGGGCGGGCCCATCTCGCACTCGGTGAGCGCCTCCTCGACGTAGCGCAGGGCTTCCCATGCCGATTCGTACTGGCCGGACGCCACGGCGGCGGCGCGGGCGGCGTCCCGGCTCTCGGCGATGCGGGCGGCGACCTGCCTGGTGAACAGCTTCTCCTGCATCGGCAGGTTCTGGAAGAGCACCGCCTCTGAAAGCTTGCCTTCGTTGAGGCGTATGGCGCGCTTGAGGATGGCCATGCGCGGCCGCACCTCCAGGACCGTGGCCTTGGCTCGCGCCAGTTCCTCGTGGAGTTCGCGGATGCGCGCCCGGCCTTGCTCGGCGGTGCGGTTCGGCAACCGGCCCGTCCCGGCGCTCGCCCGCAGGCCCGGCGAGGCCTTGAACTGGTCCGTGCCGAACGCCTTCAGGTCCTCCGGCTGCAGCGGCGCCGTAGGGGAAGCGGTGATCTTGTCGGTCCCTTGGCCTGCCTTCTGGGGCCGACGGGGAAAGGGCATTCCGGCTTGCCCCCTTTGCTCGCTCGTCTCTCCCCTACTTACCCGACGGCGGCGGGGGGTATAACAGCGCCCTGACCGCCCGCCTGACGAACCTCCTGGCCGCCTTGGCCACGTCCTGCGGGTTGTTGAGCACGTTCGCCAGGGCGTCCGTGAGGGGGCCCGTGAGGGGCCGGGTGCCGGATGCCTGCGGCAGCCCATCGTCCGGCGCGACTAGCTTCCGGGTCTCGGTCTTGCGCGGCGGCGGCACCAGGGCCGAGAGCATCTCGTCGCCCTCGAACGTCACGTGCAGCATCGCCAGCGGGTGGACCAGACCGCGGATCTTCTCGATGCGCAGGTCGCGAAACGCCTCGGTGCCGATGGTCTGCGCGGAAACGGCCGCCTGCTCGACCGCCTTCTCCAGCGCGGCCATCTGCTCGGCGGCCGCATTGAACTGCGCCACCGCCACCTCGACGCGCTGCCGGAACTGCGTGGCGTCCACCAGGTGCAGGGCGAGGGCCCGCACGTAGTCCTTCTCGTCGGCCGAGCAACCGGCGAAGAGCTGGGCCTCCGGCACCTCGCCGGCCAGCAGGCCGAGCGCCAGGCGCAACGCGAACATCGGCCCCTGCAGGTCCTCGAGCAGCACCTTCGAACGCGCGATCTCGGCGTAGATGTCCCCCAGGCGCTTGGCGGCATCCGCGTCCACCGCCGACCCCTGCTCGGCCCGCACCCAGGCCGACAGGCTGACCTCGTCGCTCCCCTTGGGACTGCCGAGGCTCAGGTCGCTCGTCCGGGGCGTGTTGAGCTTCCCCGTGTCGCCCCGCTGGAACTCGTCTCGCAATGGCCTATTCCAGCTGCTCGCGCGGCGGCACGCCGACCTGGTTGCGGCCGTTCTGCTTGGCGTGGTACAGCGCCTCGTCGGCCACGTGGATGAGCGCCTCCGTGGACGGCCCGTGCACCGGGTAGGTCGAGAAGCCGAAGCTCGCCGTGATGGTGCGGTCGGGCAGCAGTTCCTGGTCGGCGAACGGAAACTCCGCGACCCCCAGGCGCAGCTTCTCGGCGACCTGCCAGGCGCCTTCGTAGCCGGTCTCGGGCAGGATCACGGCGAATTCCTCGCCGCCGAAGCGCGCCACGATGTCCACCTTGCGCGTCTGGTCGCGCAGGAAGGCCGCGGTTTGCTTGAGCACGGTATCCCCCGCGAGGTGGCCGAGGTAGTCGTTGCAGATCTTGAAGTGGTCGATATCCAGGATGATAAGCGAGAAAGGCCTGTTGTAGCGATAGCCCTTCTGCTGCTCCTCGTGGAGGCGCTGGTTGAAGTAGCGGCGGTTGAAGACGCCGGTCAGGCCGTCGGTGATGGATCGTTCGTGCTCGCGCTGCCACTGGATGGCGTTGAACACCGCCGACGCCGTGTGCGCCACGAGGGTCTCGACCATGTCCCGCCCGGTCGTCTCGGTCTCGCTCTCGGTAGCCACGACGACCAGGCCCAGGCAGGCCTGCTGCACCTTGAGCGGGAAGAGCACGACCTTCCCGGCCTCGGAGAACGGCGTGCCCTCGAGGGCCTCGCGCGGCAGATCCAGCGAGGGCGGGTAGCCGGTCTTGTCCAGGAAGTAGAGCCACTGGTCGGCCGGCTTGAAGCCCTGGGTGCTCGACCCGGCCGCGAACGTCCAGCCTTCGATGCCGGCGAGGTAGACGTCTACCCAGTGGACGGGCTGCATGAAGTGGGGCAGGTGCGAGACCAGTTCCTTGCAGGCGACGTGCATGTCCAGGGTCTTGCCGACCTCGCGGGTGGCCTTGGTCAGGTCGCGGAGCTTGTCGACCAGGGCCGCGACGCGGTTGCGCTCCTGGTGGGCCTCGAAGTACAGCCGGCTGGTCAGCAGCGCGCCGGTGGCGGCCTGGGCGAGATCGGCCAGGGTCTCGAGTTCCGCCGACGTGAAGAGGCGAGGTTGCCGGCTGCCCACCAGGAGAACGCCCAGTTCTTCCCGCTGCGTGAGGAGCGGCACGGCCATCGCGGCCAGGAGGCCGTGCTTGCCCAGGCCGGCCGGCGGTTCGCCGAGGGCCGCCAGGTTGGGGATGACCATCGGCTTGCCCTCTTCGAGCACGTCGGCCAGGAAGCCCGCCTCGGAGAGGGGGACCGTCGGTGCGACCTCCTGGATGCCGCCCTTGCGCAGGATGTCCCGCAGCGAGCCCTGCTTGGGCGGATACACAGCCAGATCCTCCACCAGGCGCAGGCCCCCGGGCTCGCGGTGGTAGAGGCAGGCGTACTGGGCGCCGGTGGCCTGGGCCACGATGGTGCAGATGTTCTGGGAGAGCTGGTTGAGGTCGTAGGCGTTGTTGATGTTGAGGGTGAGAAGTTGCAGCGCGTGGAGCTTCCGGGCGACCTCGCCCATCATCAGGTCGGCGCGGATGGCCTTGCGGCCGAAGGCGCTCGCCGCCAGGCCCGCGGCCACCATGTGGGCCGCCGTCTCCCACTCGCCGGCCACCACCTCGGGCGCGAAGAAGATCCCGCCCAGCGGCCGCGGCACCGGCAGGGCCACCGGCAGCCACATACGCCCGTCCTCGTCGGCCAGGGGGGCCAGGTCCCGGTCGCCGTAGGACAGCAGCAGCCCGGCGAAGTGCGCCTCCACCTCGGGCGAGCCGGCAAACGGCCGCCATGGCCGGGAGCCGTCCTCGCGGAAGGCGATGGCGCAATCGGTCTTGCCCAGGCCCTCGCCCCAGATCGCCGCCGCCCCGCGCGCGAACTCCGCGAGATCCTCCGCCTCCCGCCACAGCTTGGCGATCGGCTCCAGGACCCGACGGGTCAGCGCCTCGGATAGAGGCATTTGCCCTCTTTACCTGCTCCCGCGGCTACTTGTTGAAGGTCTCCAGCACCAGTTGCGAAAGAGACCGCAATGTATCGGATACCCCCAAACCGGTCACTGCCACCGCTTCATGCGCCGGAACGGCGTTTTTGTTGAGTTCCCGTTCGAGATCGACGACCGGCACGGCACCCGGAATGTCCCGCTTGTTGTACTGCATCACCCACGGCAGGCCGCCGAGGGAGAGGCTGTAGTCCTCGAGGTTCGCGGCGAGATCCTCCATGCTCTCCAGGTTCGCGCTCCAGCGCGCCGGGGAGGAATCGGCCACGAAGACCAGGCCGTCCACGCCGGAGAGGATGGACTTGCGCGAGTTGACGTACTGGACCTGGCCGGGGACGGTGTAGAGCTGGAAGCGCACGTCGAACCCCTGGATCTTGCCCACCTCCAGCGGCATCAGGTCGAAGAAGATGGTCCGCTCCGTCTCGGTCGCCAGGTTCAGCAGATCGCCGCGCATGTCCGGGTCGATGGAGTGGTGGAGCCATTCGAGGTTGGTCGTCTTGCCGCAGAACCCCGGCCCGTAGTACACGAGCTTGCAGAGGATTTCTTTCTTCCCGAAGTTGATGATCGGCACGTCGGCCGCCTACCGAAGGCCGCGCGGCCGAAACGGCTGCGGCGGACGACACCGGCGCCTCATGCGCCCCAAGATCTCTCCCGAGCCGAGACCCAACACAGCAAATCTTCCCTAGAAGTTCCCCAGCGCGTCGTCGATGCTCGAGGCATCGAGCAGGCCGCCCTGCTGGACGGGCGCGCGCTGCTGCCGGGCCGACGACATCAGCATCGCCAGGCGCCCCGCGGCCGTCTTGAGCGGGACGTCCACCTGCGATGCCAGGCGTTCCGACGGGAAGGTCGCCACGAGCAGATCGTCGGTCTCGAGCAGGATCAGGGCCGTGTAGCTGTGCGGCCCCTTCTGCATCAGCTCGCGGATGGCGTACTCGCCCATGAGGCCCGAGAGGGTCTTGAGGCTCTTGAAGATGCCGCCGACCAGGGCGCCCACCGCCGGGTGCGCGGTCCGGCCGCCGCCCTTGGCCGCGAGCGTCAGGCCGCTGCGCTCGACCAGGGCCGCCGAATCGGCGCCGCCCTCGCGCAGCAGGCCGTCCAGCGCGCCGTCGAGTTCGGCTTGCAGTTCGGCCGTGACGACCAGGTTGGTCAACAGGTCGTGGGGAGTGCCTTGAGCGTCCACTTGGCCTCCTTGGGGGGAGTTCGGGTTCTACTTACCCGCCCGGGCCCAGCCTATCGCAACCGGGCACGCTCGACCGAGTCCAGCTGGCCGGCTGCACTCCCAGACCGCCGAGCACGTACAGGTGCGGGACAGAACGGCACGCTCGAACACGGCATCTCCGGCCCGCTGTCGGCAGAATCGTTTCCGGCTCACCCGGCAAGGCAGTTCGAGGGCAATCGCTGCCGCGCAGGGCCCGAGCATTGCAGTCGAGGCGAATGCCGAGCATAATCGCTTCAGGAATTGAAGCAAATGTGGATCTGGGAGCGACCAGAGTGGCCGACCTTCCGGTGGGACGCGGCCGCGCTTTCGGGCCCGCTCGGCAGCGCACGCCTTGCGCAGGGTAAGATGCTCGGGGCCATGCGGTTGTTCGACCCTGCCTCGAGCGCGGAGGCCGCTGCCGAGATCCTGGTCGAGGATGGTTTTGCCACCAGCGCCATCGAAGGCGAGCACCTCGATCCGGCCCGCTTGCGCTCGTCGGTGGCGCGGCACCTTGGCCTGCCGGCCGGCGGCTTGCCCTCCCCGTCGCCGGAGGGGGAGGGCCTGATCCAGGTGCTGCTGGACGCGACCGGGCGGCACGACGAGCCGCTGACGATCTCGCGCCTTTGCGCCTGGCAGGCCGCGCTGTTTCCCGGCGGGCGCTCGGGCCTCGCGCGGATCCGCGCGGGGGAGCTGCGCGGCGAATCGCCGATGCGCGTGGTGTCCGGCCGGCCGGAGCGCGAGCGCATCCATTTCGAGGCGCCGCCTCGCGCCGCCCTGGCATCGGAGTTGTCGCGCTTCCTTGATTGGTTCGGCCAGCGGGATCCGGGCAGGGATGGCCTTGTCCGGGCCGGGCTCGCGCACCTGTGGTTCGTCACGATCCACCCGTTCGAGGACGGGAATGGCCGCCTCGCCAGGGCGATCACCGACATGGCATTGTCGCAGGACGAGGGGCGGCCGTTCCGCGCCTTCAGTCTCTCGGCGCAGATCTTGCGCGAGCGGGACGCCTACTACGAGATCCTCGAGCGCACGCAGCGTTCGGATCTCGAAGTCACGGCCTGGCTGGGATGGTTCCTCGCACAGGTGGCATCGGCTGCCGAGGCATCCGAAGCGACGATTGCCAGGGTCCTGGGAAAGGCGCGCTTCTGGCTCAAGCATCAGGGCACGCCGCTCAACGACCGGCAACGTAAGGTCCTGAACCGTCTTCTGGACGCAGGCCCGGGCGGCTTCGCCGGGGGCCTCAACACGCGCAAGTACGTGGGCATGACGCGGATCAGCCGCGCCACGGCTTACCGCGAATTGACCGACATGGTTGCCAAGGGCTGCCTGCGGCAAGCGGGCGCAGGCCGATCGGTGAAATACGAGGCGGCCTGGTGAGCGGCCTTTCCCTCACAAATCTGGACGAGGTTATCCAGACTGGCCGGGCGTTTTCCCGCCTCTTTCCCGCCAGGCTACGCGATCTGTTAATCCCCGGGCCTCTGGAGAGCCAGTGTAGCTGCTATTGGGCTGTTTGCGCGGCGTACGCGAAGACCTGCGACGCCTGCGAGACGGCGCCCAGGTCCACCAGGCTGTCGTCGAGAGCCTTGACGGTCTCCTCGCCGCCCAGGCCGAACACGTTGGCGCTCGTCCTGGCCAGCTGCAGGACCCCGAACGCCGCTGTGGCATACAGGCCGAGCGTGTTGCCCCACTCGGCGGTCGATTGCGTGACGTTGCCGGGCTGCTCGCCCTTGCCCAGCGCCTCCATGGCCACCCTGGACTCCTTGAAGAAGCTCTCGGCCCGGTCGGGGTCCGGGTTCGACATCCCGAGCCACTTCATCACCGGCTTGACGTACTTGAAGTTGCGGACCAGGTTGTCGAGGCTCTTTTGCACCTTCTGCGCGGCGCTCTGCATCTGGTAGGTCACCACGAAGGGCCGGGTGGCCAGATCGGCGGCCGCCCGCTGCACGTCGGGGGTGGCGTACTCGTTGACCGCCCAGTTGCCGTCGGCGGCCTTGTAACTCTGGTGCAGGCCGCGCATGCGCTTGAAGAGGATGACGGCTTCGGCGGTGGCCGCGTCGAACTGCCCGGTGGCGTACGACAGGTAGCCCAGGCGCACCAGGTGCCGCTGCAGTTCGTGCACCTGCCCGCCCATGCCGGGCAGGCTGGGCCCGACCGTGCCGCTGCGCGAATAGCCCTTGACCTCCTGCGTGAAGTTCCAGACGTTGTCGAGATCGACCTGCAGGCGGTACCGCGCCGCCGTCGCCCGCCAGTCGCCCAGTTGCAGCACGCGGAACGCCCGGGCGAACGCCGCCGCGATGCCGGCGAAGAGCGCCTTGATGGCCTCGAGCACGCCGCTGCCGGGCGACCCCTGTATCGGCTGCGCCGGGGGTCCCCCGTAGGCCGGAGGCGGCCCGTAGGGCGGAGGCGATCCGTAGGCCGGCTGGCCGAAGCCGGGGCCGGCAACCGGGGGGTTCCAGCCTGGGGTCGGCGCGGGGTAGTAAGCCGGCGCCTGGCTGGCACCCCGGGCTTGACCCGGGAGTGACCAACTATTGGAAGCGGGGACTCCTAACAGCACTCTAACACCCCTATCCCGCCGGCCGGAGAATCCGCGGTTAAGCGGATGCCAAGGACGGGGAAAGCACCGGTTAAATGCTAGAATGGAGGCCCATGGGCGGCCCAGAACTCACGGTGTACACGGTCTCCGACGCCTCCGGAGAGACCGCTGAGATGGTCGCCAAGGCCGCCGCGCTCCAGTTCAGGGGCCACGCCATAAAGCTGGTGCGGCTCCCGCGGGCGCGCACTCCCGAGCAGATCGTCGGCATGATCACCCTGGCTGCCCAGACGCCGTGCGTCGTGACGTTCACGATGGTCGACGCGAAGCTGCGGGCTTCGCTGCAGGCCGAGTCCACGAAGCGCGGGATCCCGACCGTGGATGTCATGGATCCGCTCATCACCTGCATCTCGCGGGCGCTGGGAGCCGAGCCGCGGCTGGAGCCCGGCCTTCTCCACCACAAGGACGAGCAGTACTTCAACCGGATGGATGCAATCGACTTTGCGATAAAGTACGACGATGGCAAGGATCCCAAGGGCCTGGTGAAGGCCGATCTCGTCCTGGTGGGAGTGAGCCGGACATCCAAGACGCCGACCTGCATGTACCTGGCCCAGAACCGCGGCATCAAGGCGTCCAACGTGCCGCTGGTCCTGGGCGTGCCGCCGCCCGAGGAGCTGTTCCACCTGCCGGCCGGCCGGGTAATCGGCCTTACCCTGCACTCCCGGACGCTGACCGAGATACGCCATCAGCGACTGGCGAACCTGGGGCTGGGCCCCAGCGCGAGCTATGCCAAGCAAGATCACATCGAGCGCGAGCTGGATTACGCCGAGGGCATTTTCCGGCGCCTGCGCTGCCCGGTGGTCGACGTCACCCACAAGGCGATCGAGGAGACCGCCGCGGAAATCCTGGAAATCACCCAGCGCAAAGAGACCTACGTCCTGTAGTCCGCCCCTAGAGACCTGGAGGTAAGCACATGTCCACCGCCCCGATGACCGCCACCAAGCGCGTCTACCTGTTCCACGAAGGCAATGCCGGGATGCGCGAGCTGCTCGGCGGAAAGGGGGCGGGCCTGGCCGAGATGGCGTCCAACGGGCTGCCCGTGCCGCCCGGCTTCACCATCACGACCGAGATGTGCCTGCAGTTCCTCCGCAACGGCGAGCGCATGCCAGACGGCCTGGAGGCCGACTGGCGCGAGGCCATGGGCCAGGTCGAGAAGGATCTCGGGAAGGTCTTCGGCGACCCGCACAACCCGCTGCTGGTCTCGGTGCGCAGCGGCGCCAAGTTCTCGATGCCCGGCATGATGGACACTATTCTCAACCTCGGCCTCAACGACCAGACCGTCCAGGGCGTCATCGCGCAGACGAGCAACGAGCGCTTCGCCTACGACGCGTACCGCCGCTTCATCTCGATGTTCTCCAACGTCGTGCTGGGCCTGCGGACGTCCAATTTCGAGTTCATCCTCGAGCAGTACAAGCACAAGCTGGGCGTCAAGCTGGATACCGACCTCGATGCCGACACGCTCAAGGACCTGGTGCGGGCCTACAAGGCCAAGGTCGAGTCCGAACTGGGCCTCGCGTTCCCGGACGATCCCCACCAGCAGCTCCGCATGGCCATCGAGGCCGTCTTCAAGAGCTGGAACTCGGATCGCGCCATCACCTACCGGCGCCACGAGGGCATCCCCGACTCGCTGGGCACCGCGGTCAACGTCCAGGCGATGGTCTTCGGCAACATGGGCGAGGACTCGGCCACGGGCGTCGCGTTCACCCGCAATCCCAGCAACGGCGAACCGGTTTTCTACGGCGAGTTCCTGACCAACGCGCAGGGCGAGGACGTGGTGGCCGGCATCCGCACGCCCCGGCCCATCGTGGAACTCGGCACGGTCATGCCCGAGGCGCACAAGCAACTGCTCGACGTGGCCAAATTCCTGGAAAAGCACTACCGCGAGATGCAGGACATCGAGTTCACGATCGAGCGGGGCAAGCTCTTCATGCTGCAGACCCGCACGGGCAAGCGCACCGGCACGGCCGCAGCCCGCATCGCGTTCGACCTGGTCGAGGAGGGCGTCATCAGCAAGCAGGAGGCGGTCATGCGCCTCTCGCCCGGCCACGTCGTGCAGATGCTGCTGCCGCAACTCGACCCGTCGGCCAAGGTCGAGGTGCTCGCCAAGGGCCTGGGCGCGTCGCCCGGCACCATCGGCGGCGAGCTGGCCTTCACCGCCGACGAGGCCAAGGATCTCGGCGAGGCGGGCAAGGCGGTCCTCCTGGTCCGGCCCGAGACCTCGCCCGACGACATCCACGGCATGATCGCCTCGAAGGGCGTGCTGACCAGCCGCGGCGGCAACACCAGCCACGCCGCCGTCGTCGCGAGGGGCATGGGCAAGCCGTGCGTGGTGGGCTGCGAACAGATCCGCATCGACGAGGAGAAAGAGACGCTCACGACGCCCGACGGGCAGGTCTTCCGCAAGGGCGACCTCCTGTCGATCAACGGCACCACCGGCGAGGTGCTCAAGGGCCTGGTGCCGACATTGGCCCCCGAGCCGACATCGCAGTTCCGCACCATCATGACCTGGGCCGACGAGGCCCGGCGTCTCAAGGTGCGGGCCAACGCCGACACCCCCGAGGACGCGCGGCGGGCCCGCGAGTTCGGCGCCGAGGGCATCGGCCTGTGCCGCAGCGAGCACATGTTCTTCGCGCCCGACCGCCTGCCCATCGTCCAGGAGATGATCCTGGCCGAGACCGACAAGGAGCGGCAGGCCGCCCTGGACAAGCTCCAGGTCTTCCAGCGCGCCGACTTCGCCGGCCTCTTCCGCGCCATGGCGCCCTACCCGGTCACCATTCGCCTGCTCGACCCGCCGCTCCACGAGTTCCTTCCCAACCTGTTCAAGCTGGGCGAGGAAGTCGCGCGCCTGGAGGCCACCGGCGCCGACCCGGCCGAACTTGAAGAGCGCCGCAGAGTGCTGCGCCGCGTCGAAGCCATGCACGAGATCAACCCGATGATGGGCCTGCGCGGCTGCCGCCTGGGCCTGACCCGCCCCGAAATCAACGAGATGCAGTTCCGGGCCATCTTCGAGGCGGCCTGCGAGGTCGCCAAGGAAGGTCTGGAGGTCAATCCCGAGATCATGGTCCCGCTGACGGGGCACGCGTCCGAGCTCCAGGCTTCAAAGGATCAGCTCGAGGCGATTGCCCGCGAGGTGATGGAGAAGGAGCACCAGCAGGTCGATTACCTGTTCGGCACGATGATCGAGGTGCCGCGGGCGGCGATCGTCGCGGACCAGCTTGGCGGGATCTGCCAGTTCTTCAGCTTCGGCACCAACGACCTGACCCAGATGACCTGGGGCTTCTCGCGGGACGATGCCGAGCGCGGCTTCCTGTTCTTCTACCTGGAGCACAAGCTCCTGACCAACAACCCGTTCCAGGTGCTGGACCGGGAGGGAGTGGGCGCGCTGATGAAGATGGCCGTCGAACGCGGCCGCCAGACCAATCCGCAGCTCAAGCTGGGCATCTGCGGCGAGCACGGCGGCGACCCCGAGTCGATCGCGTTCTGCCATGACCTGGACCTGCACTACGTGAGCTGCTCGCCCTTCCGGGTGCCGGTCGCCCGCCTCGCGGCCGCGCACTCGGCCCTGGCGGCGCCGGAGCATGATCGGTAACTTCTAGGCGTGTCCTGATGCCGGCGCCCGAGGGCGCCGGCCTACTTCTTTTCGATGATCGGCACCGAGTAAGTGGCGCCGGGGATGAACTTGCGGATGACCTGCGGCTTGTCCCTGTCGTCGAGTTCCTTCTTGACGAACTGGAAGGCGATCGACGCCGAGGCGTTGGTGGGATCCAGCTGCAGGCTGCGGTCGAAGCGGTCGTAGGCCTCCACCAGGCGCTTGCCGTCCACCAGTTTCTTGCCCTCCCAGTAGAGGTCGGCCGACGCCGCGATCTTCGCCTCGCCCAGCATCGTCTGGCTCTCGAGATCGCCGGGCTTGAGCCGGACGGCCTCTTCGAGGAGGTCCACGGCGGCCTCGTTGCGCCCCTCCCGGAGCATCGTGCGCGATTCGGTCATGAGCTCCTGGTAACGCTTCTCGAGGATGCGCTTCGGATCGTTCTCGGCCGCCTCGCGCTCGCGATTCTGCGCGGCTTCCAGCTTCTCCACCTCCTGGAGCTTGCCCAGCGAGAACGTGCTGTTGCGCTTGGCCACGTTGAACATCTTGCGGGCGTTTTCCCAGTCCTTCAGCTCGATGAAGTACAGGCCCCAGGTGTTGTACAGGGCATCGCGCAGGTCGGCGCCGATCCCCAGCTTGCCCGTGCGATCGAGTTGCTTCTTGGTCGCCTCCACATCGTGCTCGTTTTGCAGGAGCGCGATGGCCAGGAGCAGGTTGTTCTGCACGTCCTGGGGCTCGTCGGCGACCAAGCGCTGGTAGACCATTG comes from the Candidatus Tanganyikabacteria bacterium genome and includes:
- the tatC gene encoding twin-arginine translocase subunit TatC, which codes for MEFQERLVAATGAGDPETGAVETPANGQPEAEPMRKPGEMPLTDHLEELRWRIIKSAGALAAGFGVCFALHQQIITLLLAPAHRAAIVHGNLVFTAPAEYFVAALKVSFFAGLFLSLPVLLYQVMAFVAPGLTNRERRWVVPMSVAAAVLFAAGAAFSYLALLPIGFKFLVGFAPQDVVQPMLSIGEVLSFSTLFLFATGGVFQLPLVLLAMSLVGIVSSGQLARFRRMAIVLAFLAGALLSPSPDVFSQGLLAAALLGLYEISIVLMKVARR
- a CDS encoding GTPase domain-containing protein, whose translation is MPIINFGKKEILCKLVYYGPGFCGKTTNLEWLHHSIDPDMRGDLLNLATETERTIFFDLMPLEVGKIQGFDVRFQLYTVPGQVQYVNSRKSILSGVDGLVFVADSSPARWSANLESMEDLAANLEDYSLSLGGLPWVMQYNKRDIPGAVPVVDLERELNKNAVPAHEAVAVTGLGVSDTLRSLSQLVLETFNK
- a CDS encoding diguanylate cyclase, whose amino-acid sequence is MPLSEALTRRVLEPIAKLWREAEDLAEFARGAAAIWGEGLGKTDCAIAFREDGSRPWRPFAGSPEVEAHFAGLLLSYGDRDLAPLADEDGRMWLPVALPVPRPLGGIFFAPEVVAGEWETAAHMVAAGLAASAFGRKAIRADLMMGEVARKLHALQLLTLNINNAYDLNQLSQNICTIVAQATGAQYACLYHREPGGLRLVEDLAVYPPKQGSLRDILRKGGIQEVAPTVPLSEAGFLADVLEEGKPMVIPNLAALGEPPAGLGKHGLLAAMAVPLLTQREELGVLLVGSRQPRLFTSAELETLADLAQAATGALLTSRLYFEAHQERNRVAALVDKLRDLTKATREVGKTLDMHVACKELVSHLPHFMQPVHWVDVYLAGIEGWTFAAGSSTQGFKPADQWLYFLDKTGYPPSLDLPREALEGTPFSEAGKVVLFPLKVQQACLGLVVVATESETETTGRDMVETLVAHTASAVFNAIQWQREHERSITDGLTGVFNRRYFNQRLHEEQQKGYRYNRPFSLIILDIDHFKICNDYLGHLAGDTVLKQTAAFLRDQTRKVDIVARFGGEEFAVILPETGYEGAWQVAEKLRLGVAEFPFADQELLPDRTITASFGFSTYPVHGPSTEALIHVADEALYHAKQNGRNQVGVPPREQLE
- a CDS encoding peptidoglycan-binding protein, whose product is MLEAIKALFAGIAAAFARAFRVLQLGDWRATAARYRLQVDLDNVWNFTQEVKGYSRSGTVGPSLPGMGGQVHELQRHLVRLGYLSYATGQFDAATAEAVILFKRMRGLHQSYKAADGNWAVNEYATPDVQRAAADLATRPFVVTYQMQSAAQKVQKSLDNLVRNFKYVKPVMKWLGMSNPDPDRAESFFKESRVAMEALGKGEQPGNVTQSTAEWGNTLGLYATAAFGVLQLARTSANVFGLGGEETVKALDDSLVDLGAVSQASQVFAYAAQTAQ
- a CDS encoding kinase/pyrophosphorylase; this encodes MLEWRPMGGPELTVYTVSDASGETAEMVAKAAALQFRGHAIKLVRLPRARTPEQIVGMITLAAQTPCVVTFTMVDAKLRASLQAESTKRGIPTVDVMDPLITCISRALGAEPRLEPGLLHHKDEQYFNRMDAIDFAIKYDDGKDPKGLVKADLVLVGVSRTSKTPTCMYLAQNRGIKASNVPLVLGVPPPEELFHLPAGRVIGLTLHSRTLTEIRHQRLANLGLGPSASYAKQDHIERELDYAEGIFRRLRCPVVDVTHKAIEETAAEILEITQRKETYVL
- a CDS encoding Fic family protein, producing the protein MWIWERPEWPTFRWDAAALSGPLGSARLAQGKMLGAMRLFDPASSAEAAAEILVEDGFATSAIEGEHLDPARLRSSVARHLGLPAGGLPSPSPEGEGLIQVLLDATGRHDEPLTISRLCAWQAALFPGGRSGLARIRAGELRGESPMRVVSGRPERERIHFEAPPRAALASELSRFLDWFGQRDPGRDGLVRAGLAHLWFVTIHPFEDGNGRLARAITDMALSQDEGRPFRAFSLSAQILRERDAYYEILERTQRSDLEVTAWLGWFLAQVASAAEASEATIARVLGKARFWLKHQGTPLNDRQRKVLNRLLDAGPGGFAGGLNTRKYVGMTRISRATAYRELTDMVAKGCLRQAGAGRSVKYEAAW